The following are encoded together in the Ranitomeya imitator isolate aRanImi1 chromosome 4, aRanImi1.pri, whole genome shotgun sequence genome:
- the LOC138674380 gene encoding olfactory receptor 1468-like — MNKSFISEIILIGFGNLQNFKFLYICMCLLIYLVTVIGNLIIILLVSISYRLRTPMFFFLSHLSFSDILVTSNVVPVMVSITFTDGGSLDLTGCITQFFFFGAFAITESLLLTAMSYDRYLAICRPLHYSTIMDDKLCIYLVVGCWFLGFGLTLIPIFLIQTLWFCGPRVIDHFFCDFGPLLELSCSDVSVVKYEVLSLSGIITTIPFVFIVITYGYILVTILKITSVTGRKKTFSTCSSHLAVVCTYYGALFVIYVVPRGRYSTTVNKVLSLLYTVITPLLNPIIYGLRNQEIKMAVLNYLCPDTIKRK, encoded by the coding sequence ATGAACAAAAGTTTCATATCAGAAATCATCCTCATAGGGTTTGGAAACCTGCAGAACTTCAAGTTCCTCTATATCTGTATGTGTCTGCTCATCTACTTGGTCACAGTAATAGGAAACCTTATCATCATCTTGTTGGTGTCAATCAGTTACCGTCTCCGAACTCCAATGTTCTTCTTTCTCAGTCACCTCTCCTTCTCTGATATATTGGTCACTTCAAATGTTGTTCCAGTCATGGTGAGCATTACTTTCACAGATGGAGGTAGTTTGGACCTGACCGGTTGTATAACTCAATTTTTCTTTTTTGGAGCATTTGCAATTACCGAGAGTCTTCTGCTGACAGCAATGTCCTACGACCGATATCTCGCTATTTGTAGACCACTGCACTACTCAACCATTATGGATGACAAACTTTGCATATATCTAGTTGTTGGTTGCTGGTTTCTTGGTTTTGGACTAACCCTTATTCCAATATTTTTGATACAGACATTGTGGTTCTGCGGTCCCAGAGTCATCGACCACTTTTTTTGTGACTTTGGTCCTCTTCTGGAGCTCTCCTGTTCAGATGTTTCTGTTGTAAAGTATGAGGTATTGTCCCTCTCTGGTATCATTACCACAATCCCTTTTGTGTTTATTGTCATCACCTATGGTTATATCCTTGTAACCATCTTGAAGATCACCTCAGTCACCGGGAGGAAGAAGACATTTTCTACTTGTAGCTCACACCTGGCTGTTGTATGTACCTATTATGGAGCGCTCTTTGTAATATATGTTGTACCCCGTGGAAGGTATTCCACGACTGTTAACAAAGTGCTGTCTCTTTTATACACTGTAATTACACCTTTACTCAATCCGATCATATATGGTTTAAGAAATCAAGAAATCAAAATGGCCGTGCTGAACTATTTATGTCCAGATACAatcaaaagaaaataa